From a region of the Calliphora vicina chromosome 4, idCalVici1.1, whole genome shotgun sequence genome:
- the LOC135958361 gene encoding uncharacterized protein LOC135958361 → MFSSKCIYLVVACLILTGSSSPIGDLVEPRRKEFDDSYKSSLVRHVRSPGTIDLGIKNDQSGSEASVNVHHNLFTSSDGRFGIDGYARGSYNFDNDLSHFSGGIRFSF, encoded by the coding sequence ATGTTTTCCTCAAAGTGTATTTATTTGGTGGTTGCCTGCCTAATCTTGACTGGTTCATCATCACCCATTGGGGATTTAGTTGAACCTCGTCGAAAGGAGTTTGACGACTCATATAAATCGTCTTTAGTACGTCACGTGCGTTCCCCTGGCACTATTGACTTGGGCATTAAAAATGATCAGTCTGGAAGTGAGGCCTCAGTTAATGTACATCATAATCTTTTTACCAGTAGTGATGGTCGTTTTGGAATTGATGGGTATGCTCGAGGTTCTTACAATTTTGATAATGATCTCAGTCATTTTAGTGGTGGCAttcgttttagtttttaa
- the LOC135957241 gene encoding uncharacterized protein LOC135957241, with product MFSLKCVLLLAACLILAVSASPTTMGIYDPEPSVIDNVYKPALVRHVRSPKGGHIDVGVKKDQTGREASVNYNQNLFTSHDGRGTVDAYAQASRNFDHNRNDFNGGIRGSWRF from the coding sequence ATGTTTTCCTTGAAGTGTGTACTTTTGTTGGCTGCCTGCCTAATCCTGGCTGTTTCAGCATCACCCACCACCATGGGTATATACGATCCAGAACCATCTGTCATAGATAATGTTTATAAGCCGGCTTTAGTACGTCACGTCCGTTCTCCAAAGGGAGGACATATTGATGTGGGCGTCAAAAAGGATCAGACTGGACGTGAGGCCTCTGTTAATTACAATCAAAATCTTTTCACCAGCCATGATGGTCGTGGTACAGTTGATGCTTATGCTCAAGCTTCTCGTAATTTTGATCATAATCGTAATGACTTTAATGGAGGCATTCGTGGATCCTGGAGATTTTAA
- the LOC135957264 gene encoding uncharacterized protein LOC135957264: MFSLKCILLVVSCLILNATASPIEFEEFYELQPQDAVYYEYEPVLSRQVRSPQGGNIDFGVKKDQYGREASVNYNHNLYSSSDGRGSIDAYAQASRNFDYNRNDFGGGIRGSWRF, translated from the coding sequence atgttctccTTAAAGTGCATTCTCTTGGTGGTCTCCTGCCTTATACTAAATGCTACAGCTTCACCCATAGAATTTGAGGAATTCTATGAACTTCAACCTCAAGATGCTGTCTACTATGAATATGAACCGGTATTATCCAGACAAGTAAGATCACCTCAGGGTGGCAACAttgattttggtgtcaaaaaagATCAATATGGACGTGAAGCCTCAGTCAATTACAATCACAATTTGTATAGCAGCAGTGATGGTCGAGGATCAATTGATGCTTATGCACAAGCTTCTCGTAATTTCGACTATAATCGTAATGATTTTGGTGGTGGCATCCGTGGCTCCTggagattttaa